The sequence TTTATCTCTATGGGGCGAAGCGGGTTTCCGGTGATGGCTGAGATCTCGCGGGCGATCCCATATACGCTGAGGCAATCCGGCCTGTTGGGGGTGAGATCGAACTCAATCACCACCGTAGGCAGGTTCAGCGCCTCGTTCAACCTCATTCCGACGGGGAGTCCTTCAGGAAGCTCCATCAATCCTGAGGCCTCCTCCGATAACCCCAGCTCCCTTTCGGAGCAGAGCATGCCGTACGATTCCACTCCTCTGATTTTCGCCACCTTGAGCGTCATGCCGATCGGGAGATTAGAGCCGATCAGTGCCATCGGGGCGAGCATTCCCTTTCTGACGTTCGGCGCGCCACAGACCACCTGAAGTTTTTGTGCTCCCACATCCACATGACAGATCTTTAATTTGTCGGCGTTGGGATGCCTTTCGATCGAGATCACCTTTCCGATGACGACCCTATCGTCTATCCCCTCGCCGATTCTCTCTATAGCATCGACCTCAAGCCCGGCCATGGTAAGCCTATCGGCCAGCTCCTCAGGTGTGAGGTCGAAATCCACGAACTCTTTGAGCCAATCAAGGGTAACTCGCATTTTGAACCTCCGATATTATCTACGTTCAAGCTGCCAGTTCGACCAGAGATTTGCTGAGCAATGAGCTCAAATCCTCAATCCCATAACGCTCAGATAGTTCTTTGAATACCGATTTCATATCGACTGAAGAGGGATCCAATATCTCAATCGCCAGTAGCCGTCCCTGTTTGTCTAGATCAAGAAATATTTCCTGTTCCTCCGTATACTCCACCGTTTTCGCTATTTCCCCTTCTCTCAGTCGGAAATATAGAGCTTTTGCCTCTTCATCAATTTCAAGGATGATATGCATTTTTATCTCACCTGCCATGCTGTAATAATTTTGATTACTTGTTTCTCCTCCTTATACACAACCCCAAGAGTTCTCACGCCGAGTTTTCGCTCTGCTCGGCGACATCCCTTTGATCGAGCTTTCCTTTCCCTATCAGGTTTTTCAATTACTTTAACGGTTTGCTCTTCTGTTATATGGCGTTCCAACATACGTCTTCGAGCGTGAAACGTGAATTCTACTCTCTTTTTTCCGATATACAACTTTAATCCCCTGTCGTGTCACTGGAATTGTTCGAGAAACCTCATGTCGTTTTCAAAAAGCAACCTGATATCGTTTATGCCGTATCGAAGCATGGCGATCCGTTCCACGCCCATCCCGAAGGCGAATCCGGTAATTCTCTCAGGGTCATAGCCTACTGCCTTGAACACCTCCGGATCGACTGAGCCGGAGCCGAGTATCTCCATCCATCCCGTTCCCTTACACGTGCGACATCCCTTTCCACCGCAGATGATGCAGGAGATATCCACCTCCGCTGACGGTTCGGTGAAGGGAAAGAAGCTGGGGCGAAATCTGAGCCTGGTCTCAGGGCCGAACATCTGGTGGGCGAATGAGGTTAAAACTCCCTTCAGCTCGGCAAAAGTTACACGCTCGTCCACCATCAATCCTTCAACCTGGTGGAACATCGGACTGTGTGAGATATCGGCATCCCGTCTGTAGACCCTGCCGGGGGCTATGATCCGAATGGGCGGTTTGCGCTTCTCCATAACCCTGATCTGGACGGGAGATGTCTGTGTTCTGAGGAGGACTCTGTCGGTTATGTAGAACGTATCCTGCATGTCGCGGGCGGGATGATGTTCAGGGGTGTTAAGCGCCTCGAAGTTATGGTATTCATCCTCCACTTCGGGTCCCTCAACCACCTGGAATCCCATTCCGAGGAATATCTCCTTGATCCTCTCCAGCGTCTGTGTGATCGGGTGCTCGACGCCGAGAGGGGGTCTCCTTCCGGGGAGGGTTATATCCACCTTTTCGGCAGCGAGTTTCCGTTCCCTCTCCTCCCGTATCAGCCTCTCCCTTGTCTCCTCCAGAGCCTCGTTTATAGTGGATCTGACCTGATTTGCTAGCCTACCGATAATCGGCCTCTGATCGGGAGGCAGCTTTGACATGCCTTTAAGCAGGTTGGTCAATTTGCCCTTGCGCCCGAGGTATGAGACCCTTATAGCTTCGAGTTCATCGAGGGTTTTAGCCGTTTTGAGTTTACCTATGATCTCCGTCTCAATCTCCCTGAGTTCCTTTTCCATCTGCGTTTCCTCCATGCTTTATAACAAAAAAGGCTTGCGTTTTCCATCCTCAGCCTACTTTGGCCGGGGACGAAAGCGCAAGCCTTCAAATACGCTTCCGCGGTACCACCCCGGTTGACAGATCCCCTTGGGATCTGCCCACTCATCCTTCCCGGTAACGGCGGGGAACCGTCCAGGCCTACTCGCCCTGGATGGGTTTCAGCCTGGAAGCTCCGGAGCGAAATTCAGCCGGCGGCCCCGAAGGGATGCTTTCAGCCGGTGACATCCCCTCTCTGTTCGGGGTTTACGCGGGCCTACTTATCTCCTTCACTGCCTTTGTCGGTATATTCTGTCTGTTGGGATGGGATCTCATTATCCCATCCCGCCCGAAGAGATACGCCAGAAAGGCGTGTATCGAACCCGTTCTTTTGAAAATCTCCCAGTGACCTCCTCTCATCTCCAAAGGAGATGAGCTTCCTCCCTCATCGAAGCGGCTTACATCGGAGGAACGAGGAGAAAGGAAATCCGTTGCACGTTCAACGTTTAACGTTGTAACGTTTTCCACTCCTGGTTCCTCGTTCCTTAACCTTTGCAGAGGCCCTCTCCTCCAGAGGCTTAACTTCGGACCGGTCCGGCCCTAGGGTTTTATACCAAAGGTATTATACCACAACCTTAACCTTTACCTCAACCTGTATAGAGTGGGCTTTCCTGGCGGAATTCCTTCCATCAGATCTCAGGAGGCGGCGAGCTGTGATTTAGCCGTTTCAACCAGCTTAGCGAAGGCATCGGAGTCGTTGATGGCGACATCGGCCAGCATTTTCCTATCGAGCTCCACCCCGGCAAGCTTCAAGCCGTGCATGAATCTACTGTATGAGAGCCCATATGGTCTCACGGCGGCGTTGATCCTGACGATCCACAGCCGCCTGAAATCCCGCTTGCGTAATCTCCTGTGCTCGTAGGAGTGCTGCCAGGCTTTATGTACGGCCTCCGTCGCCGTACGTATCAGGTTCTTTCTGCCACCTCTGAATCCCTTAGCGTACTTGAGGATTTTCCTCTTTCGCTTTCGAGCGGTTACCCCTCTCTTTACCCTCGGCATCTTTCGCTACTCTCCTTTCGCACCGGTGATTTTATCCATACGGCAGAAGTCTCTTTATCCTCTTTTCGTCAGCCGGATCGACCAGATCGCTTCGTCGAAGCCTTCTCTTACGCTTCGCGGTTTTGTTGAGGAAGAGGTGTCCTGCGTATGCCTTATACCTTTTGATCTTTCCGGAGCTGGTGACCTTGAACCTCTTCCTAGCGCTTCTGTTGCTTTTCATCTTCGGCATCTTCGTCATCCCCCTTTTCCGTCATCTCCGGATTGGGCACGAGCAGGATGCTCATCATCCTTCCGTCCATCCTGGGATACTGTTCGATACTTCCCACATGGGAGAGGTCGGCTGCGAATTTCTCAAGCATCTTCCGCCCTAAATCGGCGTGTACCACCTCTCTGCCTCTGAAGATTATGGAGATCTTGACCCTTTTGCCCGACCGAAGGAATTTCTCGGCATGGCGGAGTTTGAACTGGTAATCGTGGTCGGCTATGTCGTATTTGAACCTTATCTCCTTGAGCTCGGCGGTTTTCTGATGTTTTTTGGCCTCACGCGCTCGCTTCTTCTGCTCGTACATGTACTTGCCGTAATCCATTATCTTGCAAACGGGAGGCGATGCCTTGGGCGCCACCTCCACCAGATCCAGCCCTTTCTGCTGGGCTATCCTCATCCCCTCTTTGGGGGTCATTATCCCAAGCTGTTTGCCGTTTTCGTCGATGACCCGTATCTTTCTCACACGGATCTGCCAGTTAACCCTCGGCTCTATCTTACGCACCTCCAGATAGATTTTCCACAATTAAATCATACAAGTTAAGGGGAGTAAAAGTCAAGGGTAAGTGGCTTTGCTCTCGATCTCCTCTTTGATCTTCCGGATGAAATCCTCAACTTTCATCCCACCGAGATCCTCACCCCTTCGGGTTCTAACGGCCACCGTTCCGCTATCCTTCTCCCTGGCGCCGACGATCAGCATATAAGGGATCTTTTCCAGTTGGGCCTCCCTTACCTTGTAACCGAGCTTCTCTCCCCGGATATCATTATCGGCTCTCAACCCCGCCTCCTTTAACCTTCTGGTGATCTGAAGAGCGTAATCCTCCTGATCTCTTGTGATGTTCATCACCCTCACCTGGACCGGAGCGAGCCAGATCGGAAACGCCCCGGCATAGTGCTCGATCAACACGCCGAAGAACCGTTCCAAGGAACCCAGGAGCGCCCTGTGAACCATGTACGGCCGATGTTCCCTGCCGTCCTCCCCCACATAACTGAGATCGAACCGTTCCGGCAGGTTGAAGTCGAACTGTATCGTGGAACACTGCCATGATCTTCCGATGGCGTCCTTGATCTTTATGTCTATCTTAGGACCATAAAATGCTCCTCCTCCCTCATCCACTTCAAAGGAAAGCCCCTCAGCTTCGAGCGCATTGCGGAGCGAGTTCTGCGCCTGCTCCCATCTTTCGGGCTCGCCGACCGCCTTTTCGGGCTTGGTCGAGAGATAAACCTCGAACTGATCGAACCCGAAGGAGCGCAACATCTCAAGCGAAAACCGCAGCACGCGCAGTATCTCCTCCTCTATCTGTTCGGGAGTGCAGAAGATATGGGCGTCATCCTGAGTGAACCCCCTCACCCTCATCAATCCATGCAGCACACCGCCTCTTTCGTACCGATAGACCGTTCCAAGCTCAGCCCATCTCAGGGGTAGGTCGCGATACGATCTGATCCTAGTCTTATAAATCATTATGTGAAACGGGCAATTCATCGGTTTGAGGTAGTAGTCCTGTCCGTCCACGTCCATAGGAGAATACATATTCTCGCTGAAGAAATCGAGATGTCCGGAGGTCTTCCAGAGCCATGATCTCCCGATATGTGGGGTATAGACGAACTCGTATCCACCTTTGATGTGTTGATCACGCCAGAAATCCTCGATGATCTTTCTTATCATCGCCCCCTTAGGATGCCAGTATACCAGCCCTGCTCCGGCCACCTCGTGGAAGGAGAACAGATCCAACTGTCTGCCGAGCCTGCGGTGATCCCGTCTCTCGGCCTCCTCTATCCTTCTGAGGTGCGCGTCCAGGTCGGATTTTCTCTCGTAGGCGGTTCCGTAGATCCGCTGGAGCATCTTCCTACTTTCGTCTCCCCTCCAGTATGCCCCCGCGGCGCTAAGGAGCTTGACCACCTTCAGTTTGCCCGTGCTGGGGAGGTGCGGTCCCCTGCACAGATCCACGAATTTATCGTGCTCATAAAGCGAGACGATCTCGTCCTCCATCTCATTAAGCAGTTCGACCTTGTAGATCTCCCCCATCTCCTCGAACAGCCTTATCGCCTCATCCTTCGTAACCTCCCTGCGTTTGAAGGGATAATCAGCCTTGATGATCTGACGCATTCTCTCCTCGATCCTTTCCAGGTCATCCGGCGTAAAGGGTTTCGGCACGTCGAAGTCATAGTAGAAACCATCCTCTATCGCCGGGCCTATGCCGAGTTTCGCCTCGGGGAAGAGCTCTTTGACCGCCTGCGCCATGACGTGTGAGGCCGAGTGCCGATACACTCGTCGCCCCTCCTCATCACGGAAGGTCAAGATACGGACCTCGGCGTCGGATGTGATCGGTCGGGTTAAATCCACAAGCTCTCCGTTAACCAGGGCTGCCAGCGCCGCTTTGGCGAGACCCGGACCGATATCCGAAGCTATCTCTAGCGGGGTTATACCCTTCGGATACTCCTTAGACGAACCGTCCGGAAAGGAGATCTTCACCGTATCCACATCGATTCACCTTAGAAGCGAGATAAAAAAATAGAGCCCTTAACAGGCTCCAAAGTCCTGGGCATTCATATAATAAAAGAAAAATGGTGGGCGGTACAGGACTTGAACCTGTGACCCCTTGCATGTCAAGCAAGTACTCTGACCAGCTGAGCTAACCGCCCACCTCGAAGAATAATGGAGGCGACGACCGGACTCGAACCGGTGATAGCGGCTTTGCAGGCCGCGGCCTTACCTCTTGGCTACGTCGCCTCAAGAATGGAGCGGAAGACGGGATTCGAACCCGCGACCTTCTGCATGGCAAGCAGAAGCTCTACCACTGAGCTACTTCCGCCCAAGACATATTAAAGTTTAGCAAAAAGCGATGTTTTTGTCAACCTAACATTCACAGAGGGACCTTACTTGAGCGAGCGCGGATCCGCGGATCCTAATAGCCTTGATATCCATATAAAAGGTAAGGTAGAATATTCCTCGGACGATCTTAAGCCGGGAGGAGTGGGAATGAGAAGGTGGTTCCTGATGTTATTATCCCTCTGCACCCTATTCTACGCCTTCGGGGCGGATCGGCTCAACGTGGTCGTAACCATCCCCCCGCTTGGAAGTCTGACGCGTGAACTGGTGGGTGATAAAGGTGAGGTGATCGTGCTGCTTCCCCCAGGCGCCAGTCCGCACGTCTACGAGCCGACGGCCGATAAGATGAAGCTCATCGCACGCGCTGATCTCTTCGTCGAAAACGGCGCCGGACTGGAGATGTGGGCTGAGAAGATGTTGAAGGGAAGCTCAAATAGAAAACTCGTTCTCGTCGAGGCCTCAAAGGGGATAAAACTCATCGGCGCTAAGGCCGGACATGAGGGTAAACGGACCAGAGGCGGCAACCCACACGTCTGGCTCGATCCCATCCTGGCCAAAAAGATGGCACATAACATCGAAAAGGGACTGGAGCAGGTCGATCCCGAAAACAAAGCCTACTACAGGGAGAATCTCAGGAAACTGCAGGCCAAGCTGGACGCCCTGGATAGGGAGATCAGAAGGCGGATAGGAGGGATAAGGGATAAGCGGGCGGTGGTGTTCCATCCGGCCTGGGATTACTTCGCCAGGAGATATGGAATTCAGATCGTGGGCGTGGTGGAGAAAAGCCCCGGAAAATCTCCAACGCCCCGAGATATAGCGACGATAATCAGGGAGATCAAGAGATATAAAGTAAAGGTGATCTTCATAGAGCCGCAGTTCAATCCGAAGGTGGCGGAGATGATCGCCCATGAGGCGAACGTCAAATTGGCCACCCTTGATCCACTGGGGAGCTCGAAGGAGGATTACTTCAAGCTGATGAGGCGAAACCTCAAGGCGATCGAGGAGGTGTTCAGATGAGCGAGAGGGTCGTCGAGTTGAAGGATGTATGGGTCAGGTTCGATGGGATATCCGTGCTGGAAGGGGTTAACCTGGAGGTCGAGGAGGGGGATTTCATGGGTATCGTCGGCCCAAACGGAGCGGGCAAAACGACGCTGCTCAGGATCATCGTCGGTTTGATCAGGCCGGATGAGGGTTACGTGAGGGTCTTCGGCAGGGAACCGCGGAAGCTGGGGGAACTCAGAAGCCTGGTGGGATACATACCGCAGAGGCACGAGGCGGAGCGGTTCTTCCCGATAACCGTCTATGAGGTCGTCGCCCTGGGGAGAATTCATCGGAGACGATGGGCCCGGAGGCTAAGCGGAGATGACAGGAGGAAAATCGAGGAGGCGCTCAGAGAGATGGGGATGCTGGAACATGCTGGCAAACTCTTCGGAGAACTCTCAGGTGGGCAACAGCAAAGGGTGCTTTTGGCCCGCGCGCTCGCCCAGGAGCCCAGGCTGCTCATCCTGGATGAGCCCACCTCTGGCATAGACCAACCCTCACAGGAGAACTTCTACTCGCTGCTGTCAAGACTACATGATATGGGGATGACCATCATCATGGTCTCACACGATATAGGCGCCATCACGGATCACGTGACGAAGATCGCCTGCCTCAACCGCAAGCTTTACATGCACGGATGTCCCGCCGATGTGATGAAGAGCGAGAAGCTGAACCGGCTTTATGGGATGAACGTGTTCCTGCTTACACATGAGGGAAGAGAGGAGAGGAAATGAACCTGACTGAGATGCTCCAATACGGATTCATGCAGAGAGCGCTCATGGCCGGGGTGATCGTCGGAGCGTTGACGGCTGCCATAGGGACATATGTCGTTTTGAGAGGTATGGCCTTTTTGGGGGCGGGGATAAGCCATGCAGCTTTCGGAGGAGTGGCGTTGGGATATTACCTCGGACTCAACCCCTCAGCGGTGGCGATCATCTTCTGCGTCCTCGTCTCATGGGCGATAGCCGTGATCGGAAGGCTCACAAGGCTGAAGAGCGATGTGCCGATAGGCGTTTTTTTCGCCGCGACGATGTCCTTCGGCGCCATAATCATCAACCTGATAAAGGAGTACAACGTGGACCTGTTCGGATACCTCTTCGGCAATATACTGGCGGTCAGCAAAGTTGATCTGATCATAACCGCCTCGCTCGGAGTGATCCTGATGTTTCTGATACTCATCTTCTACCATCAGTTCCTCTATATCACCTTCGACTCGCAGATGGCAAGGGTTTCCGGGATACCGGTCGTCGCGATGGATATGCTGCTTTTGAGCATGATCTCCGTCGCGATCGTCATATCGATTAAAGTCGTGGGGATAATCCTGGTTTCAGCCCTTCTGGTGGCTCCGTCCGCCACGGTGATGGGGTGGGTGAGAAACTTCAAGGCGTTAATGGCATTTTCGATCCTCGCCGGAGTGCTTTCATCATTGGGTGGGATCGTGATCTCCTATTACCTGAACACGCCCAGCGGTGCGACGATAGTCCTGCTATTAACCCTCACTTTCCTTATATCATCGATACTTTTAAAGATCAAAAAGGGGTAGGAAATCTATTCCCCTCTCTCAGCGATCTCTATGCCGAATTCATCGAAGATCGTTTCGCCCTCGCTTTCCCCGACGACAGGTCTCACCTGAAGCTTCTGAATTTCATCGACGAGCGATCTGACCCCCTTCTCAATCGAGATCAAAAGGGCCGTTGTTTCACCCAAAGCCATCAAAATGAGGGATAGGATAATCCACGCCGCCGCTTTAAGGGCGGTCGAAAATCCGGCGATTATGCCGTCACGCAGAATCGAATAGATGATCGAGGCGAGGCCGAATCCGACGGAGAGGATCAGGAGGATCATCCCCGCCACGAAGGACCACCAGCCCAGTTTCGCTAAGAGTGAAAACCTTTCATCTCGCGTCATCGTATTAGTTAGAAAGGTCGAGGGTCAAGAGTCTCTTCTTAGGGGTTTTCAACGTTTTTCGCCGGCGCTGTAATTGTAGCGAGTAGCGAGTGGCGAATAGGGGAGAATCACCACTCGCTACTCGCCATTCGCCGTTCTCCTTGTGCCTGCCGGATTTGGGGGCACGCGCAGGGGCGAGCCCCTACCACGCCTGATTATACCAAATCATTGAAAAGCCCTTAGTCTCTTTTTTGTCTCTTGACCCTTGACCATCTTAACCTCAACCTAAACCTTAACCTGTTTTCGCATCCCCTTACACTCAGCGATAATATGAGCGATCTGCTTTATTCCACCTTCTCCACCCTGCCGGTTTCAAGCGACTTGCTCGCTGCCATCTGGAGCTTATGCGTCTGTAAGGCATCCGAGTATGGCGATTTTATCTTCGACGGATCGCCCGATTTAACGGCATCTATGAAGGTTCTATCCTCGGCCTGATAGGCGTTGATCCTGGACTCGATCCTTTCCTCGACCCTATGCTGGAGGTCTCCGCGTCTTATAAGTCTCGCCGCGCCGCCGGTTATCTCCACCACTATATCCCTGCAGATCACATCCAGCTCGACCTTATATCCCTGGGAGAGGCAACAGGCGGAGGTGATGTTCGCTATGGCGCCGTTTCTGAACTTGACGTTGATCACGCTCATGTCATCCACGTCGTAGTCGGGGATATCGGTCATGCTGCCGCTGGCCGCGAACATCTGGACGTATTCGGCGTCGCTTCCGATCATATAGCGGGCCAGATCTATGATATGGGTCGTCTGCTCCACATGTTGACCTCCGGAGAGCTTCCTCTGTCTCCACCAGTATGTCCCCGGCAATCCACCCATCCAGTATCCCAGAGCTCCCAGGACGAGCTTATCTGAAAGGAAGGATTTGGCCGCCTCGGCGGAGTTGGTATAGCGCCAGTGATACCCCACGGCCGTGATTATGCCGCTTTTACGCACGGCCTCATCTATCTTCAACGCCGTCTCCAGATCGGCGGCTATGGGCTTTTCGACGAAAAATGGGATGCCCTTCTCGCAGGCGATCATCTCCTGCTCGCCATGGGCGAAGGGAGGGGTGCAGATGTAGAGGGCGTCGAACTTCTCCCTATCGAACATCACCTTGAAATCGGTATACGGCTTTCCGCCGAACCGATCGGCGGCCGATTTCGCCCTGTTCTCATCCACATCGCACATGGCAACGAACTCAACGTCGGAAAACCCGCTGAGGTTGTTGAGATGCGCATGCGCTATGCCGCCGACACCTATGAAGGCGACTTTGACTTTATCCATTTTATACCTCCTGATTGATTAGTTGGGGACGGTTCATATCCTGGATGAATTAAGGTGACACTTTCACTCTTCTGATCTCGTAAGGCGGGGTTTCCAACCCTGCCGAAAACGGCGGCATTGAAAATGCCGCCCTATGAAAGTGTAACCATAAAGTGACGTGAACCATCCCTTATTCTAAGAACAAACTATGCGATAATTTTTTTTGGGTGTCGCGGTATATTACGATTCTGCTTGTATATCCTATGACGTACAAGCAGACATTACCATCTACGACTTCTAAACCACCTATTCCTGACTCAATATCTATAAAAGGATAGGTTCTCAGGAATACACCATCACTGGTAAAGACATTTACTCCTTCTTCCCCTATAGCGTATATTTTGTCTTCATATAAAGCGAGATAACTGGAATGCGGATTGTCGATTTCTTGGGACACTTTCCTGGTGATCAAATCGCATATAAGAATTTTACCTTGGGCTGAATCGGAAAGAAAAAGCTTACCATTTCTAATCCGCAGATCTTTCAAGGTTCGATTCGGAAACTGCCAAATATCTACTAATCGAAGTTCGAAATCAAAAATCTTAACAGTGTCAAGGTCAGTAACGTAAACTCTATCCTTGTATATCTCAATCCCCGAGGCTTGATTAAGCTTTTGATCGGAATATTTTGTTTTAACTTTAACTTGTCGAGACTTTGAGGTTCTGTTGGAAATAACCTTAAAGACTGATATCCCTTCAGCCTTTATCAAGTGGTGAGGGCAAATAACAAAGAGATCTCCTTTATCGGATATAGCTCCACCAAGGGGGCGCTGATAAAAATCAAAGCTTTTTGAAACCCAGAATTTCCCTTTTAATATTATCTTAGGAACTCCCCAAATACCGCCGATGTTTTCAACCATCTCTAAGTAATTGGCATCCGTAGAGTAAAGACGCCCAAAGCGATCTGAGGTCATCCCTCGAGGATAGTAGCCGTGGACTTTTATCTGAACCACATCAACTCCCCAAGCTTCTATATGAAGGATTCCCTTCAGTTTTTTGCTCACGGGAAAACTGTGTTTACCCGGCTTATAAAAAGTCCAATCCTGCAGCGTTACTCTTTGACCGTTTAGTTCTTCAATATAGGAATACACAATAGCTGGGAACGGAAGGAAATATTCGACAACATAGTAGGCCGATTGTTCTGGGTAAAGGATCTTAGGATTGAGCGATGATGTGGCGCATGAAGACATTACCATTGGAAGAACCAATACGATAAGAAATCCGATCATAATTTTTAACCGCGTCGCTGATAAGCAAGTTTGCGAAAACCTTTTGAATTTTTCACCCTCCCCTGGCCCCTCCCATCGAGGGAGGGGAATTTTAGGCTCCTCCCCTTCGGTGGGGGAGGTTAAGTGGGAGTGATCAAAAATCCAAAGCCTATTTTCAAACTCTCTTATCAGTATATTCATGTCAATAGCTAAACGAGATCTACTCATTACCCACGGTGTTCTTCTGTGATCTTAGCAACGTCCCCTTCGGTTAAACCAGAAATCTTTTTCCTTAGCCAAGTTAATCGCCCATTCATCAAACTCTAATTTGGCTATATATTCCGATGAAGGCGTGAAGGGCCTTATCCTTCACGCCCTTACTTAGAACGGTCTACAACCACTGTTTCATATACTGAACGGTTTTGGGAAGCTCGACATGTGGATCGCCGGGCACACCGCACTCAAGCGCCATATACCCTTCGAAGCCCACCTCCTTCAGGGCCTCGAAGCCCGATTTGAAATCGGTATGCCCATATCCGGGAAGCAACCTCGTGCTATCGGCCAGATGCACGTGTTTTATGTAATCGCCCGCCTCGCGGATGCTATCGGCTATGACGGGCTCCTCGATGTTCATATGGAAGAAATCGGCCATTATCCTCACGTAGGGCTTATCCACGGCTTCGCAGATCTCCAC comes from Candidatus Poribacteria bacterium and encodes:
- a CDS encoding DUF2283 domain-containing protein yields the protein MHIILEIDEEAKALYFRLREGEIAKTVEYTEEQEIFLDLDKQGRLLAIEILDPSSVDMKSVFKELSERYGIEDLSSLLSKSLVELAA
- a CDS encoding DUF4258 domain-containing protein — its product is MYIGKKRVEFTFHARRRMLERHITEEQTVKVIEKPDRERKARSKGCRRAERKLGVRTLGVVYKEEKQVIKIITAWQVR
- the pheS gene encoding phenylalanine--tRNA ligase subunit alpha, coding for MEKELREIETEIIGKLKTAKTLDELEAIRVSYLGRKGKLTNLLKGMSKLPPDQRPIIGRLANQVRSTINEALEETRERLIREERERKLAAEKVDITLPGRRPPLGVEHPITQTLERIKEIFLGMGFQVVEGPEVEDEYHNFEALNTPEHHPARDMQDTFYITDRVLLRTQTSPVQIRVMEKRKPPIRIIAPGRVYRRDADISHSPMFHQVEGLMVDERVTFAELKGVLTSFAHQMFGPETRLRFRPSFFPFTEPSAEVDISCIICGGKGCRTCKGTGWMEILGSGSVDPEVFKAVGYDPERITGFAFGMGVERIAMLRYGINDIRLLFENDMRFLEQFQ
- the rplT gene encoding 50S ribosomal protein L20: MPRVKRGVTARKRKRKILKYAKGFRGGRKNLIRTATEAVHKAWQHSYEHRRLRKRDFRRLWIVRINAAVRPYGLSYSRFMHGLKLAGVELDRKMLADVAINDSDAFAKLVETAKSQLAAS
- the rpmI gene encoding 50S ribosomal protein L35, with product MPKMKSNRSARKRFKVTSSGKIKRYKAYAGHLFLNKTAKRKRRLRRSDLVDPADEKRIKRLLPYG
- the infC gene encoding translation initiation factor IF-3, producing the protein MEVRKIEPRVNWQIRVRKIRVIDENGKQLGIMTPKEGMRIAQQKGLDLVEVAPKASPPVCKIMDYGKYMYEQKKRAREAKKHQKTAELKEIRFKYDIADHDYQFKLRHAEKFLRSGKRVKISIIFRGREVVHADLGRKMLEKFAADLSHVGSIEQYPRMDGRMMSILLVPNPEMTEKGDDEDAEDEKQQKR
- the thrS gene encoding threonine--tRNA ligase — protein: MDVDTVKISFPDGSSKEYPKGITPLEIASDIGPGLAKAALAALVNGELVDLTRPITSDAEVRILTFRDEEGRRVYRHSASHVMAQAVKELFPEAKLGIGPAIEDGFYYDFDVPKPFTPDDLERIEERMRQIIKADYPFKRREVTKDEAIRLFEEMGEIYKVELLNEMEDEIVSLYEHDKFVDLCRGPHLPSTGKLKVVKLLSAAGAYWRGDESRKMLQRIYGTAYERKSDLDAHLRRIEEAERRDHRRLGRQLDLFSFHEVAGAGLVYWHPKGAMIRKIIEDFWRDQHIKGGYEFVYTPHIGRSWLWKTSGHLDFFSENMYSPMDVDGQDYYLKPMNCPFHIMIYKTRIRSYRDLPLRWAELGTVYRYERGGVLHGLMRVRGFTQDDAHIFCTPEQIEEEILRVLRFSLEMLRSFGFDQFEVYLSTKPEKAVGEPERWEQAQNSLRNALEAEGLSFEVDEGGGAFYGPKIDIKIKDAIGRSWQCSTIQFDFNLPERFDLSYVGEDGREHRPYMVHRALLGSLERFFGVLIEHYAGAFPIWLAPVQVRVMNITRDQEDYALQITRRLKEAGLRADNDIRGEKLGYKVREAQLEKIPYMLIVGAREKDSGTVAVRTRRGEDLGGMKVEDFIRKIKEEIESKATYP
- a CDS encoding zinc ABC transporter substrate-binding protein; this translates as MRRWFLMLLSLCTLFYAFGADRLNVVVTIPPLGSLTRELVGDKGEVIVLLPPGASPHVYEPTADKMKLIARADLFVENGAGLEMWAEKMLKGSSNRKLVLVEASKGIKLIGAKAGHEGKRTRGGNPHVWLDPILAKKMAHNIEKGLEQVDPENKAYYRENLRKLQAKLDALDREIRRRIGGIRDKRAVVFHPAWDYFARRYGIQIVGVVEKSPGKSPTPRDIATIIREIKRYKVKVIFIEPQFNPKVAEMIAHEANVKLATLDPLGSSKEDYFKLMRRNLKAIEEVFR
- a CDS encoding ABC transporter ATP-binding protein, whose protein sequence is MSERVVELKDVWVRFDGISVLEGVNLEVEEGDFMGIVGPNGAGKTTLLRIIVGLIRPDEGYVRVFGREPRKLGELRSLVGYIPQRHEAERFFPITVYEVVALGRIHRRRWARRLSGDDRRKIEEALREMGMLEHAGKLFGELSGGQQQRVLLARALAQEPRLLILDEPTSGIDQPSQENFYSLLSRLHDMGMTIIMVSHDIGAITDHVTKIACLNRKLYMHGCPADVMKSEKLNRLYGMNVFLLTHEGREERK
- a CDS encoding metal ABC transporter permease; translated protein: MNLTEMLQYGFMQRALMAGVIVGALTAAIGTYVVLRGMAFLGAGISHAAFGGVALGYYLGLNPSAVAIIFCVLVSWAIAVIGRLTRLKSDVPIGVFFAATMSFGAIIINLIKEYNVDLFGYLFGNILAVSKVDLIITASLGVILMFLILIFYHQFLYITFDSQMARVSGIPVVAMDMLLLSMISVAIVISIKVVGIILVSALLVAPSATVMGWVRNFKALMAFSILAGVLSSLGGIVISYYLNTPSGATIVLLLTLTFLISSILLKIKKG
- a CDS encoding Gfo/Idh/MocA family oxidoreductase, which codes for MDKVKVAFIGVGGIAHAHLNNLSGFSDVEFVAMCDVDENRAKSAADRFGGKPYTDFKVMFDREKFDALYICTPPFAHGEQEMIACEKGIPFFVEKPIAADLETALKIDEAVRKSGIITAVGYHWRYTNSAEAAKSFLSDKLVLGALGYWMGGLPGTYWWRQRKLSGGQHVEQTTHIIDLARYMIGSDAEYVQMFAASGSMTDIPDYDVDDMSVINVKFRNGAIANITSACCLSQGYKVELDVICRDIVVEITGGAARLIRRGDLQHRVEERIESRINAYQAEDRTFIDAVKSGDPSKIKSPYSDALQTHKLQMAASKSLETGRVEKVE